The Cucurbita pepo subsp. pepo cultivar mu-cu-16 chromosome LG18, ASM280686v2, whole genome shotgun sequence nucleotide sequence GTGTCTTGTGACTTGCTTTTATACATATACATTGTAACCTAAGCCCACCTGctatcaaatattgttcgatttaattttgatatgttACGTATTATCGTCAGTCTcgtggttttaaaacgagtttgGAAATGAGAAGTTTTCACGCCCTTGCCATGAATGTTTAGTTCCCCTCTcgaactgatgtgagatctcacaatctacctttCTTGGGAGTCAACCTCCTCACTAGTACACCCCCattgtttgactctgataccatttgtaatagctcaggATCattgttagcaaatattgtccgttttgacccattacatatcgtcatcaatcttacggttttaaaacacgtctattagggagatgtttccacacccttataaaagaaatgtttcgttcctctctctaactgATATAAGATCTCATCAACCTTacagttataaaaaaaaaaaaagttacaactCGAACAATTAAATTTAGTCTAACATATCAATCCGACCCaacgaatttttttttctatcaacCCGACCCAATGAGTTTTCGAATGAGGAGGCGACAACTTGACCTTTTTTCCTCTATCAATGATTggttattacttttttttttcttgtcttcaAATGAAAgggattttgattttattttgtgaattATGATTGGTTACTTTTAGTTGTGGAAATAGACATTAGATTTTGACTTCTcaatgatatttttctttgtctttgtcttttctctctcttctacACCTACGTGTACCTCTCTTACTCACCCAACAATTACATACGTGTCATTTATTGTCACCTTTAATTGACACGTGGAAAcctcaaaatattttgatgcACTTACTTGATATTTTCagattcttaatatttaatataaataaataaataagaaaagaaaaataagaggaggatattttaatttatgtttttatgttatatctaacaatatcatattcatGGGTGGAAACactctttttatatatatatataaataatttggatGGTCACCTCCAACGAACCCACGACAATATCTAAAGTCCTACACTTCAGTAAGCTCTCACATCTCACCtgtaacaaaagaaaacacgAAATGCAGAGAGAAAATGATGGACGATGAACGATTTTGTCTCGTCAGACATAAATGCCAATGAAACAGAGACCTTCGATCTAGCTTACGAAAAGTGAGCAAACACGCAGAGGATTAACACTATTCAGGAATACACATTGAATGCTAAGATTACGCATTGAGTTTCTGGTAGTAGATCCATAATCAAAAAAGTGTTTGTGATTGTTccagaagaaatgaaacaaaagatacGGTAGAGCTAGGACAGTTATTGTATGAGGTCTACCCAATGCTAGATGCAGAGGCGCATAATAGATCGATATGAACATCATGAGCTGTCCCGTAATAAAACCTGTTGTTGCTGATACTTTCTTCTCGGTTCCTTCTTCCATAACCCGAGCtcggagaaggaagagataaGAGGGCCCTATGGAGAATGTGGTCAGAAATCCATAATAGAGTCCGACCACAACGACCGAATTGATTATCTTCATGCATAAGGATACTAGATTACCTagtataaaagattttaaaatcatcACAAACCNAATACTAGATTACTTAGAGACCATTGTTCTGGGAAGACGAGGGTGAACTCAACGAGTTTAGTATGGTTCCAAAATGTGTAATAATAGTGCTGACAAGGAGATGGGTTCAAGAAAAACGATAACGTTGAAAAATCTCACGTTTTTGTTGCAAGAACAGGTAAATCTCTCTTCATTTCCTCCTCGGcgttcaataaataataataaaaaaaagcgtattattttattggggAGATATCTAGTtgcttaataaataaataaataaataaataaataaaagtgagTTTTGCGTTACCCCACCGACTAAAATATCTTTAACCGCTAAATATCACACTTCCATAAAAGCCTCTCCGACAGAGTTCAGCTCAGCTCAGCTCAGTTCAGTTCAGTTCAGTTCAATTccgttcttcttcttcttcttcgattcTGCAACAGCGACCCTTTTTCTGTTGATCAACCATGTCTTCATCGGAATCTAAACAAACCCCTTCATCCTACCATTTCGAAACCCCTCTTCTCGACGCCCAACACCCCTCCTTGCTCCACTCAATCTCCGACCAAGGTGGCTACGCCTTCGTCACCATGGCGGCTCTCGCAGCTGCCGGAGACTCATGCGCTGCCGAAACCGCCGCCGATATGGCCTGGGAGCAACTTCACTCTGGCCCCTCATCCTCTGTTCTCCCAATCTGGCGTGATGCCTACTCCATGGCTTGCCTTTACTTGGCGAGGCTCCATTTTGCTGGCGGAGAGTTTAAGGAGGCTCTAAGGGTTTTGGATATGGGTCTGATCATGGGTGGTTCGCGTTTGAGGAGTGATTTGGATTCTGCCATTGCTAAGGTCTCTGCTGAGGCCAGGATTGTTAGGGTTTTGGATGTTGCGGCGGAGGATGGTCTAATGGAGAGCTCGTTGGGTTGTGATGAGTGTAATAAAGAGGTGAGATTCTTTCATCATATAATCCATGTTTCCAATTCAACTCCAAAAGATGTTCTAAATGTTGTCCACTTTCTGCATAAGCtcggctttcccaaaaggcctcatatcaatgaagagagtactatttgattataaacccataatcattcatCCCACACTAACAATGGGTTCCTTTGACACATAGGTTGCTTGGGATTTGCCTGTAAAGTCTCTTACTAATAAGATGGTTGTGAAGATGTCTGGTTTATCTCTGGAGGGATTCTTGCGTGAATATTTCCAACCAGGTTTCCCTGTTATTGTTAGTGATGGTATGGCGCATTGGCCTGCTAGGACGAAGTGGAAGAGCTTGGATTACTTACATAGGGTTGCTGGTGATCGGACAATTCCTGTTGAGGTGATTTCTTTatctgtttgtttgtttattatcGTTATCCGTATGTTGGATAGtattggattgtgagattctacgtGGATTGGAGAGGAAACGTCTCCTTACcggatgtgttttaaaacctaaactcggaagggaaagcccaaagaggacaatatttactagcggtgggcttggctgttacaaatagtattagagctagacactgggcggttTGCTAGCGTGGACGCTGGCctcccaaaggggtggatcatgagatcccacattggttggagaggagaacgaagcattgcttataagggtgtggaaagctctccctaccatacacgttttaaaatttgagggaaagttcgtaggggaaagcccaaaaaaacaatatgtgctagcggtgggcttaggctgttacaaatggtatcagagctagacatcggacggtgtgctagcgaggaagTTGagccctaagggggtggattgtgagatcccacattggttggagaggagaacgatgcattccttataagggtgtggaaacctctccctaccaaacATGTTTTAGAACTTTAAGGAGAAACCTgcaagggaaagcccaaatagggcaatatctactagcagtgaacttgggccgttacaaatggtattagagccaaacaccaggcgcgctgtgtcagtgaggacactgggcccccaagggggtggattgtgagatccca carries:
- the LOC111779856 gene encoding lysine-specific demethylase JMJ30-like isoform X1, which codes for MSSSESKQTPSSYHFETPLLDAQHPSLLHSISDQGGYAFVTMAALAAAGDSCAAETAADMAWEQLHSGPSSSVLPIWRDAYSMACLYLARLHFAGGEFKEALRVLDMGLIMGGSRLRSDLDSAIAKVSAEARIVRVLDVAAEDGLMESSLGCDECNKEVAWDLPVKSLTNKMVVKMSGLSLEGFLREYFQPGFPVIVSDGMAHWPARTKWKSLDYLHRVAGDRTIPVEVGNNYLRPQWKQQFITFSQFLDRIQSNDPSHHITYLAHHPLFDQINELRDDICVPDYCSVGGGELRSLNAWFGPAGIVTPLHRDPHHNMVAQVLGKKYIRLYDASLSEELYPYNTETMLCNSSQVDLDNIDEKEFGKVVDLEFVDCILEEGEMLYIPPKWWHYGRSLTTSFSVSFWWNNCDENSSAS
- the LOC111779856 gene encoding lysine-specific demethylase JMJ30-like isoform X2, producing the protein MSSSESKQTPSSYHFETPLLDAQHPSLLHSISDQGGYAFVTMAALAAAGDSCAAETAADMAWEQLHSGPSSSVLPIWRDAYSMACLYLARLHFAGGEFKEALRVLDMGLIMGGSRLRSDLDSAIAKVSAEARIVRVLDVAAEDGLMESSLGCDECNKEVAWDLPVKSLTNKMVVKMSGLSLEGFLREYFQPGFPVIVSDGMAHWPARTKWKSLDYLHRVAGDRTIPVEVGNNYLRPQWKQQFITFSQFLDRIQSNDPSHHITYLAHHPLFDQVLGKKYIRLYDASLSEELYPYNTETMLCNSSQVDLDNIDEKEFGKVVDLEFVDCILEEGEMLYIPPKWWHYGRSLTTSFSVSFWWNNCDENSSAS